In one window of Opitutus sp. GAS368 DNA:
- a CDS encoding thioredoxin family protein, protein MKLLRSLCLLLALPALVLAAESGAVKKGAVSVQLVSDAAAIEPGKPFTVALRLQHDPHWHSYWIAAGTGYPTAITWTLPAGFKAGDIQWPTPHILRDSANKIVGNGYSDEAFLLVEITPLPEFATSVAGSAKGAGSRPEQNSGQTPGGQQAATGPLVLGNTITLSAAVEWLMCEDVCMPGDAKLEIAFTAGAAATDAKWTKAVAETRAKLPKPADGWDVAASHTDKTVTLRLTPKPGTKHRPTDLHFFSADAYTDYAQPQNVKEENGGWVLEMPLDAAADKSLKRLVGVLASANGWTDGSGYNGLVIDVPFADGSQPSAASGQAVAAPSNPQVSSSAIASAKAEGFRSQVSASSALPAPSSLLATLALAFLGGVILNLMPCVFPVLGIKILGFVNQSGSDQSRVVKHGLVFTMGVLLSFWTLAAVLLALRAGGSQLGWGFQLQSPAFVFGMAAFLLIFALNMSGLFEVGLAVTGVGGKLQMQDGFAGSFFTGALATLVATPCSAPFLAPALGAALSLSAVESFLVFTAIAVGLALPYLLLSIFPAAIKLLPRPGAWMETFKQLMAFPLYATVGWLLWVLAGQTKDDDNALLFITFGFVLVAMAAWAYGRFGQAHGKPGKQLFGRVFAALLLAGGLYTGWPKTAEAAPTGSYQVTWEKWSPEAIATAQAAGKFVYVDFTARWCATCQTNKAALFHNDGVLAALAKDNVVLLKADWTNRDPKITAELARWNRSAVPFNLIYAPGKPDPVVLPELLTPARMLESLAQAKAK, encoded by the coding sequence ATGAAACTGCTTCGTTCTCTGTGCCTGTTGCTCGCCCTGCCCGCGCTGGTCCTCGCCGCCGAGTCCGGCGCGGTCAAAAAGGGCGCGGTGAGCGTGCAACTGGTCTCCGACGCGGCGGCCATTGAGCCGGGCAAGCCTTTCACCGTCGCCCTCCGGCTGCAGCACGACCCGCACTGGCACAGCTACTGGATTGCCGCGGGCACCGGTTATCCCACCGCAATCACCTGGACTCTGCCCGCGGGCTTCAAGGCCGGCGACATCCAGTGGCCCACGCCGCACATCCTGCGGGACTCCGCGAACAAGATCGTCGGCAACGGTTACAGCGACGAGGCCTTCCTGCTCGTGGAAATCACGCCTTTGCCTGAGTTTGCGACCTCAGTGGCCGGCAGCGCCAAAGGCGCGGGCAGCCGGCCGGAACAGAACTCAGGACAAACCCCGGGCGGCCAGCAGGCCGCAACGGGGCCCCTCGTCCTTGGCAACACTATTACTCTTTCCGCCGCCGTCGAATGGCTCATGTGCGAGGACGTCTGCATGCCGGGTGACGCGAAGCTCGAAATTGCCTTCACCGCCGGGGCCGCCGCCACCGACGCAAAGTGGACGAAGGCCGTGGCGGAAACCCGCGCCAAGCTGCCCAAGCCCGCCGATGGCTGGGACGTCGCCGCCTCGCACACCGACAAGACCGTCACGCTGCGCCTCACCCCGAAACCCGGCACGAAACACCGACCGACGGACCTGCATTTCTTCTCCGCAGATGCCTACACCGACTATGCGCAGCCGCAGAACGTGAAGGAGGAGAACGGCGGCTGGGTGCTGGAGATGCCGCTCGATGCCGCCGCGGACAAGAGTCTCAAGCGCCTGGTCGGTGTGCTCGCCTCCGCCAACGGCTGGACGGATGGCTCGGGTTACAACGGCCTCGTGATCGACGTGCCGTTCGCGGATGGCTCTCAGCCGTCGGCGGCCAGCGGCCAGGCGGTTGCTGCGCCGTCCAATCCTCAGGTTTCCTCGTCCGCCATAGCCTCGGCGAAGGCGGAAGGTTTCAGGTCTCAGGTTTCTGCCAGCTCCGCGCTCCCAGCTCCCAGCTCCCTGCTGGCTACGCTGGCCCTCGCCTTCCTCGGCGGCGTCATCCTCAACCTCATGCCCTGCGTCTTCCCGGTGCTCGGCATCAAGATTCTCGGCTTCGTCAACCAGTCGGGCAGCGACCAATCGCGGGTGGTGAAGCACGGCCTGGTGTTCACGATGGGCGTGCTGCTCTCGTTCTGGACGCTCGCCGCCGTCCTGCTCGCGCTGCGCGCCGGCGGGTCGCAACTCGGTTGGGGCTTCCAGCTCCAATCCCCGGCCTTCGTGTTCGGCATGGCTGCGTTCCTCCTGATCTTCGCGCTGAACATGAGCGGGCTCTTCGAGGTCGGCCTCGCCGTCACCGGGGTCGGCGGCAAACTGCAGATGCAGGACGGTTTCGCGGGCTCGTTCTTCACCGGCGCGCTGGCGACGCTGGTCGCCACGCCCTGCAGTGCACCGTTCCTCGCGCCCGCGCTTGGCGCCGCGCTGTCGCTCTCCGCCGTCGAGTCGTTTCTCGTCTTCACGGCGATCGCCGTCGGCCTGGCGCTGCCCTACCTGCTGCTCTCCATCTTCCCCGCGGCCATCAAGCTGCTGCCCCGGCCGGGCGCATGGATGGAAACGTTCAAGCAGCTCATGGCCTTTCCGCTTTACGCGACCGTTGGCTGGCTGCTCTGGGTGCTCGCCGGTCAGACCAAGGACGACGACAACGCGCTGCTCTTCATCACGTTTGGCTTCGTGCTCGTCGCCATGGCGGCATGGGCCTACGGCCGCTTCGGCCAGGCCCACGGCAAGCCGGGCAAGCAACTCTTCGGCCGCGTCTTCGCCGCGCTGCTCCTCGCCGGCGGCCTCTACACCGGCTGGCCGAAAACCGCGGAAGCCGCCCCGACCGGCAGCTACCAAGTGACGTGGGAGAAATGGAGTCCCGAGGCCATCGCCACCGCGCAGGCGGCCGGCAAATTCGTCTATGTCGATTTCACCGCGCGCTGGTGCGCCACCTGCCAGACGAACAAGGCCGCGCTCTTCCACAATGACGGGGTGCTCGCGGCCCTGGCGAAGGACAACGTCGTGCTGCTCAAGGCCGACTGGACCAACCGCGACCCGAAGATCACCGCCGAGCTGGCGCGCTGGAACCGCTCGGCCGTGCCCTTCAACCTGATCTACGCGCCCGGCAAGCCCGACCCGGTCGTGTTGCCCGAGCTGCTGACGCCGGCCCGGATGCTCGAGTCCCTGGCGCAGGCCAAGGCGAAGTGA
- a CDS encoding FecR domain-containing protein, which produces MSPDSTIISEEIQDAASVWLSRRDRGLSAAEQDTYLEWLYASPLHGRAIVQLERVWASLNKLEQWRPAHSAIPNPDLLLPRRSPWAKAGRAASLLAAAAAISMAIYVWLPSRSDPAVAHRAAIIHPGPERLVLADGSVIELNQGAKVEAHFTPGERRVQLVSGEAHFTVAHNADRPFFVDTGRVSVRAVGTAFSVALASTEVGVLVTEGKVQVIESVGSPLADGPSATDPGMSTSDSPTYLTAGQRMVVNLTSEAAPAVQDVTPAEIDRALSWQGMRLEFVDMPLGDVVAEFNRYNRRKLVVGDEATAAILVGGNFRADNVDTFVRLLDSGFGITAFPHGDEIVLRKVP; this is translated from the coding sequence ATGTCTCCCGATTCCACCATCATTTCCGAGGAAATCCAGGACGCCGCGTCGGTCTGGCTGTCACGGCGCGACCGCGGGCTGTCGGCGGCCGAGCAGGACACCTACCTCGAATGGCTTTACGCCAGCCCGCTGCACGGCCGGGCCATCGTGCAACTGGAACGCGTGTGGGCTTCGCTCAACAAGCTGGAGCAATGGCGGCCGGCCCACAGTGCCATTCCGAATCCCGACCTGCTCCTACCGCGCCGAAGCCCTTGGGCGAAGGCGGGTCGCGCTGCATCGTTGCTGGCCGCGGCCGCCGCGATCAGCATGGCCATATATGTCTGGCTGCCTTCGCGCTCCGATCCGGCCGTGGCGCACCGGGCGGCCATCATCCACCCCGGCCCGGAGCGGCTGGTGCTCGCCGACGGTTCCGTGATCGAGCTGAACCAGGGGGCGAAGGTTGAGGCGCATTTCACTCCCGGCGAACGCCGCGTGCAGCTCGTGAGCGGCGAGGCGCATTTCACGGTCGCGCACAATGCCGACCGGCCGTTCTTCGTCGATACCGGCCGGGTGTCCGTGCGCGCGGTCGGCACGGCCTTCAGCGTGGCGCTCGCCTCCACCGAGGTGGGCGTGCTCGTGACCGAGGGCAAGGTGCAGGTGATTGAGTCTGTAGGGTCGCCGCTCGCCGACGGACCTTCTGCCACTGATCCCGGCATGTCGACTAGCGACAGCCCTACATACCTTACGGCGGGACAACGCATGGTCGTGAATCTAACCTCCGAGGCAGCACCGGCCGTGCAGGACGTCACGCCCGCCGAGATCGACCGCGCCCTTTCCTGGCAGGGCATGAGGCTGGAATTTGTCGACATGCCGCTGGGTGATGTCGTCGCCGAGTTCAACCGCTACAACCGGCGCAAGCTCGTCGTGGGCGACGAGGCGACCGCCGCCATCCTGGTCGGCGGCAACTTCCGCGCCGACAACGTCGACACCTTCGTCCGCCTGCTTGATTCCGGCTTCGGGATCACCGCTTTCCCGCACGGTGACGAGATCGTGCTGCGGAAAGTCCCGTAA
- a CDS encoding TlpA disulfide reductase family protein, with protein sequence MTTARLLTVFLALALAAFAQTGSDADALFGQLQEQVQQRPPEGTPQEKRHAWYDVSYDRASRLAGAFADKYPSDPRVWEALGYVVQFKRQTANPAEAAAFVRQQQEVRTRILTSPGVPEKVLAQAYIAEMKPLLEREPAAPADLARAGELLAQFRQRAPQSGSRAYAETQYLRALEHADEAAAEAYARKLSADPNAPVAELAKKTAAAIAFRREPVSLKHTAFDGREVDFTKLRGKVVLIDFWATWCGPCMEQMPEIKRVYRQYHDLGLEIVGVADEIVPRDPAKPRGVEKTPAMLQAFLDQQEMPWPQLWDQRPVSERHGVNEFAALFGVGSLPTTFLLDRNGRIYSTDNHGEKLEQNVRQLLALPTATSDSPVAAPQGNADKDYARLMVLRSARVPEGLGKEERTVADRQNRDRTGRAAEKFAVDYPDDPRHWEAVASAVDSPRVFAGPDAQAEKDGWAKRRVELREQLLAAPGVNDQVWLHVAEFKVYDETGWYDRPAGDLAVAERTLDQIAVRLPGSDRRKFAEQQFYGVKAKADPAAAEARLRRLVATEDRNPALKQMAAGLLAVIEAKRTPLELKFTAADGREVDLARLRGKVVLVDFWATWCAPCMEEMPNVKRVYEKYHDQGFEIIGISFDKAPGATPRAMEKTAAQVCDFAAAHGMPWPQGYDGRYWETAVGHRFAINSIPAAFLLGKDGRLVTTDNHGEKLEPHVREALGLTP encoded by the coding sequence ATGACGACAGCCCGATTACTCACCGTTTTCCTCGCGCTTGCCCTGGCCGCGTTCGCGCAAACCGGGTCGGACGCCGATGCGCTTTTCGGGCAGTTGCAGGAACAGGTGCAGCAGAGGCCGCCCGAAGGCACGCCGCAGGAAAAGCGCCACGCGTGGTATGACGTCAGTTACGACCGCGCGAGCCGGCTCGCCGGGGCGTTCGCCGATAAATATCCGTCCGACCCGCGGGTTTGGGAGGCGCTCGGATATGTCGTCCAGTTTAAACGCCAGACCGCGAACCCCGCGGAGGCGGCCGCGTTTGTCCGCCAACAGCAGGAGGTGCGCACCCGCATCCTCACCTCGCCGGGGGTGCCGGAAAAAGTGCTCGCGCAGGCCTATATCGCGGAGATGAAACCGTTGCTCGAACGCGAGCCCGCCGCACCGGCGGACCTGGCGCGGGCCGGGGAACTGCTGGCGCAGTTCCGCCAGCGGGCGCCGCAATCGGGCAGCCGGGCCTACGCGGAAACCCAGTATCTGCGGGCCCTCGAGCACGCCGATGAAGCCGCCGCCGAGGCCTATGCCAGGAAGCTTTCCGCTGATCCGAACGCCCCGGTCGCGGAATTGGCCAAAAAGACAGCGGCGGCCATCGCGTTCCGACGCGAGCCGGTCAGCCTCAAGCACACCGCGTTCGACGGCCGCGAGGTCGACTTCACCAAGCTCCGCGGCAAGGTCGTGCTGATCGACTTCTGGGCCACCTGGTGCGGGCCCTGCATGGAGCAGATGCCGGAGATCAAGCGCGTCTACCGGCAATACCACGATCTGGGTCTCGAGATTGTCGGCGTCGCCGACGAGATCGTGCCGCGCGATCCGGCCAAACCCCGCGGAGTGGAAAAGACCCCCGCGATGCTCCAGGCCTTCCTCGACCAGCAGGAGATGCCCTGGCCCCAGCTCTGGGACCAGCGTCCGGTCAGTGAGCGGCATGGGGTCAACGAGTTCGCCGCCCTCTTCGGCGTCGGTTCGCTGCCCACGACTTTCCTGCTGGACCGGAACGGGCGCATTTACAGCACGGACAACCACGGCGAGAAACTGGAGCAGAACGTCCGCCAGCTGCTCGCGCTGCCCACGGCGACATCTGACAGCCCGGTCGCCGCGCCGCAGGGGAATGCTGACAAGGATTATGCCCGGCTCATGGTCCTGCGCTCGGCGCGCGTTCCCGAGGGTCTCGGCAAGGAGGAACGCACCGTGGCGGACCGCCAGAACCGCGACCGGACGGGCCGGGCGGCCGAAAAATTCGCCGTCGACTACCCGGACGACCCGCGACACTGGGAGGCGGTAGCCTCCGCGGTCGACAGTCCGCGGGTCTTTGCCGGTCCGGACGCCCAGGCGGAAAAAGATGGATGGGCGAAGCGGCGCGTGGAACTGCGCGAACAATTGCTCGCGGCCCCGGGGGTCAACGACCAGGTGTGGCTCCATGTGGCCGAATTCAAGGTCTACGATGAGACCGGCTGGTATGACAGACCGGCGGGCGACCTGGCGGTCGCGGAGCGCACGCTGGACCAGATAGCCGTCCGTCTTCCCGGTTCCGATCGTCGCAAGTTCGCCGAGCAGCAGTTTTACGGGGTGAAGGCGAAGGCCGATCCCGCCGCCGCCGAGGCGAGGCTCCGCCGCCTGGTCGCCACCGAGGACCGGAATCCCGCGCTGAAGCAGATGGCCGCCGGCCTCCTCGCGGTCATTGAGGCGAAGCGCACGCCGCTGGAACTCAAGTTCACCGCGGCGGACGGACGGGAAGTCGACCTCGCCCGCCTGCGCGGCAAGGTCGTGCTCGTGGATTTCTGGGCGACGTGGTGCGCCCCTTGCATGGAGGAGATGCCCAATGTGAAGCGCGTCTACGAAAAATACCACGACCAGGGCTTCGAGATCATCGGCATCTCCTTCGACAAGGCGCCCGGCGCCACGCCCCGCGCGATGGAGAAGACGGCGGCGCAGGTCTGCGACTTCGCGGCCGCCCACGGCATGCCATGGCCCCAAGGCTACGACGGCCGGTATTGGGAAACCGCCGTGGGCCATCGCTTCGCCATCAACTCCATCCCCGCGGCGTTCCTCCTCGGGAAGGACGGGCGGCTCGTGACAACCGACAACCATGGCGAGAAACTCGAACCCCATGTCCGCGAAGCCCTCGGGCTCACGCCCTGA
- a CDS encoding cysteine synthase family protein: MSPVSASSWSQPEIFALIGRTPLLPLRFGAEGVTIYAKAEFTNPSGSIKDRLALSILRDARNRGLLSADSIILECTSGNTGISLALVGTALGYRVKILMSETASVERRHLMRHLGAEIQLFQPTRGYLTGIELSRTMAAADPRIFLPRQFENPLNALDHEENTGPEIIMQMMKKVDAFVSGYGTGGTLTGCGRALKRHNPAVQIVAMEPAEAAMLSGESPCCHSIEGVAGGYVPPLLTGAAIDRVVKVTSADALAMTRRLAREFGLLVGTSSGANICAALQTARRLGPAARVVTILCDRAERYYSTSLFASPEFRANENSGQIPGGQLRQATAGTNPGPVATGNGAAATGQPAPIEPEASYAIGI; encoded by the coding sequence ATGTCCCCTGTTTCAGCTTCATCCTGGTCCCAACCGGAAATCTTTGCCCTCATCGGCCGCACGCCCCTGCTGCCGCTGCGCTTCGGGGCCGAGGGCGTGACCATTTACGCCAAGGCTGAGTTCACCAACCCGAGCGGCTCCATCAAGGACCGGCTGGCCCTCTCCATCCTGCGCGACGCCCGCAACCGCGGCCTGCTCTCGGCCGACTCCATCATCCTCGAGTGCACCAGCGGCAACACCGGCATCTCGCTGGCCCTGGTCGGCACGGCGCTGGGCTACCGCGTCAAGATCCTGATGTCCGAGACGGCCAGCGTGGAACGCCGCCACCTCATGCGGCACCTGGGCGCCGAGATCCAGCTGTTCCAACCCACCCGCGGCTATCTCACCGGCATCGAGCTGAGCCGGACGATGGCGGCCGCCGACCCGCGCATCTTTTTGCCGCGGCAGTTTGAAAACCCGCTGAACGCCCTCGACCACGAGGAGAACACCGGCCCGGAGATCATCATGCAGATGATGAAGAAGGTCGACGCCTTCGTCAGCGGCTACGGCACCGGCGGCACCCTCACGGGTTGCGGCCGGGCGTTGAAGCGCCACAACCCGGCGGTGCAGATCGTCGCGATGGAGCCGGCCGAGGCGGCGATGCTCTCCGGCGAGTCCCCGTGCTGCCACAGCATTGAGGGCGTCGCCGGCGGCTATGTGCCACCGCTGTTGACCGGCGCGGCGATCGACCGGGTGGTGAAGGTCACGAGCGCCGACGCTCTGGCCATGACGCGCCGCCTGGCCCGCGAATTCGGCCTGCTCGTCGGCACCTCTTCCGGCGCCAATATCTGCGCGGCCCTGCAGACCGCCCGCCGGCTCGGACCCGCCGCCCGGGTGGTCACCATTCTCTGCGATCGCGCCGAGCGCTATTATTCCACCAGCCTCTTTGCTTCGCCTGAGTTTCGCGCCAATGAGAACTCGGGACAAATCCCGGGCGGTCAGCTACGCCAAGCGACGGCTGGGACGAACCCCGGGCCCGTAGCAACGGGCAACGGGGCGGCCGCAACGGGACAGCCCGCCCCGATCGAACCGGAAGCCTCCTACGCGATCGGCATTTGA
- a CDS encoding TonB-dependent receptor: MITSTLSARPLRRNLRGVLLAAFSALAFTVLAVAEDAPKKNYNLPAADAVKSLKAFTEQSGEQIVYPVEQVRGIKTNAVSGELTARAALDRMLNGTGLVVVQDEKTGALAVRRDPNPNAPRVAPTSDHPSPSKVEDGKLVLDTVEVTGHHVDGLINKGLLQAGAEAPLYHSVVTRADIERLGATSMEELFRYLPQTTSAMVSSETVVGNFGSGAQFSTTSLRGLPSSQAVILINGRALPRTGPTSAGGADINRIPIAAIERIEIMPYAGSAIYGAGAIGGAINVILRKDYSGRDLTTYIGTSTDGGATEYRFTYVEGRTFNAGRTSLTLTLNYQHRDPLLASQRDYLNELLKHYGPTSTARLATGQYAFETFTLPAFAGVPGTIVVGNLPSAAVNDLGIPGAPGVRFAQISAGTSPAQSASLTPASFTGTAGQFTPQERYGRMMLYEPINSTNINAQVEHKFIPDKLESYGEFTLGYNRREFNYPEILSLSLTASDPLNPFHTNVTPGFVGRPVTVYLDAREIPDATSLQQYWTARAVLGLKGKISEKWEWSVDGTIDYADNSSDVRTPLTYLSQLTALSRPAAAAPVGIRRAIYPILADHAQFPLSADDAAKYFWFTFHAGNRSVVTEGNARLTGELFQLPAGPVQTSLALKQRSFKLKGSRELNGSLDSAMLVSGVPQDPGNLPIDSQRETLQEAAELVVPVIGQRWRPIPVEAFDFNLSASHESNKTNGHNQSSQLDFTAANKASSTYVAAAKLQVTRDIAFRVSYTKGFYPPDWSDVSDLVSPQVLASGLTPDPKRGNTIQTTPWTLYNGGNPNLGPESANSFNYGMLFTPRFVPGLSLTVDCWSTKKQDAILRTSFVQIIGNPDNFAPYIVRAAPTADDLAAGWLGAITEVHSGPINVSQLKTNGVDLRARYDRKFGNLGEFIFDSNISFTNHFQTQALPSSALIETAGAGGPLRWRGYSAVTWLKGNYGVTLTGRYVGHYASSTTAASPAFPTATGLDGGRIPAYLHWDLQFTREIPYQVHAKGWQSWFAGTKWTLGVLNVLDEKPSFVSDVQSAFYNRQDDPRQRYVYLQIRKSF, translated from the coding sequence ATGATCACCTCCACCCTGTCTGCCCGGCCGTTGCGCCGGAATCTCCGCGGCGTTTTGCTCGCCGCGTTCAGTGCCTTGGCTTTCACCGTCCTGGCCGTTGCCGAGGACGCCCCGAAGAAAAACTACAACTTGCCCGCCGCCGACGCGGTGAAAAGCCTCAAGGCCTTCACCGAGCAGTCGGGCGAGCAGATCGTCTATCCCGTCGAGCAGGTGCGCGGAATCAAGACCAACGCGGTTAGCGGTGAACTGACCGCCCGCGCGGCCCTCGACCGGATGCTCAACGGCACCGGTCTCGTCGTCGTGCAGGATGAGAAGACCGGCGCGCTCGCCGTGCGGAGGGACCCCAACCCAAACGCCCCAAGGGTGGCGCCGACCAGCGACCACCCGAGTCCAAGCAAAGTTGAAGACGGCAAGCTGGTGCTCGATACGGTCGAGGTCACCGGGCACCATGTCGACGGCCTGATCAACAAGGGCCTGCTCCAGGCCGGAGCGGAGGCCCCGCTTTACCATAGTGTCGTGACGCGGGCGGACATCGAGCGCCTCGGGGCGACCAGCATGGAGGAGCTTTTCCGTTACCTGCCGCAGACGACTTCGGCCATGGTCAGCTCAGAGACGGTCGTCGGTAACTTCGGCTCCGGCGCCCAGTTCTCCACCACGAGCTTGCGCGGCCTGCCCTCGTCGCAGGCGGTCATCCTCATCAACGGTCGTGCGCTTCCGCGCACCGGCCCGACCTCCGCCGGCGGCGCCGACATCAATCGCATCCCCATCGCCGCCATCGAGCGGATCGAGATCATGCCTTACGCCGGTTCGGCCATCTACGGCGCGGGCGCCATCGGCGGGGCGATCAACGTCATCCTGCGCAAGGACTATTCCGGCCGCGACCTCACCACCTACATCGGCACCTCGACGGACGGCGGCGCGACCGAATACCGCTTCACCTACGTGGAAGGCCGCACCTTCAACGCCGGCCGGACCAGCCTGACGCTCACCTTGAACTACCAGCATCGCGATCCGCTGCTCGCCAGCCAGCGGGACTATCTCAATGAACTGCTCAAGCACTACGGCCCGACTTCCACCGCGCGCCTGGCAACCGGCCAGTATGCGTTCGAGACCTTCACCTTGCCGGCTTTTGCGGGCGTTCCCGGCACGATCGTGGTGGGCAACCTGCCGAGCGCCGCAGTCAACGATCTCGGCATTCCCGGCGCTCCCGGTGTTCGCTTCGCCCAAATCTCCGCCGGCACTTCCCCCGCCCAGAGCGCCAGCCTGACCCCGGCTTCATTCACGGGCACGGCGGGCCAGTTTACGCCCCAGGAGCGTTACGGACGGATGATGCTCTATGAGCCCATCAATTCCACGAACATCAACGCCCAGGTTGAGCACAAGTTCATCCCGGACAAGCTCGAGTCCTACGGCGAGTTCACCCTCGGCTACAACCGGCGAGAGTTCAACTACCCGGAGATATTGTCCCTGAGCCTCACCGCCAGCGACCCGCTGAATCCGTTTCACACCAACGTCACCCCGGGTTTCGTCGGCCGGCCGGTCACGGTCTACCTTGACGCCCGGGAGATCCCCGACGCCACCTCGCTCCAGCAATACTGGACGGCGCGGGCGGTGCTCGGTCTCAAGGGCAAGATCAGCGAGAAATGGGAGTGGTCTGTCGACGGCACCATCGACTACGCGGACAACTCCTCCGACGTGAGAACGCCGCTGACCTACCTGTCGCAGCTGACCGCGCTGTCCCGTCCGGCGGCGGCGGCCCCGGTCGGCATCCGCCGCGCGATCTACCCGATACTGGCCGACCATGCCCAGTTTCCCCTGTCCGCCGACGATGCGGCGAAATATTTCTGGTTTACTTTCCACGCGGGCAACCGCTCGGTCGTCACCGAGGGCAATGCGCGCCTCACCGGCGAACTCTTTCAGCTGCCCGCCGGGCCCGTGCAGACCTCGCTGGCGCTCAAACAGCGTTCCTTCAAACTGAAAGGCAGCCGCGAGCTCAATGGCAGCCTCGATTCCGCCATGCTCGTCAGCGGGGTGCCGCAGGATCCCGGCAACCTGCCGATCGACAGTCAGCGCGAGACCCTGCAGGAAGCCGCTGAACTGGTCGTTCCGGTCATCGGCCAGCGCTGGCGCCCGATTCCGGTCGAGGCCTTCGACTTCAACCTCAGCGCCTCGCACGAATCCAACAAAACCAACGGGCACAACCAGTCGAGCCAGCTCGATTTCACCGCCGCCAACAAGGCTTCGAGCACTTATGTCGCCGCCGCCAAGCTTCAGGTAACCCGGGACATTGCTTTCCGCGTTTCCTACACCAAGGGTTTTTATCCCCCGGATTGGAGCGATGTCAGCGACCTGGTCAGCCCGCAGGTTTTGGCTTCGGGGCTGACGCCTGATCCCAAGCGCGGCAACACGATTCAGACCACGCCGTGGACGCTTTACAACGGGGGCAACCCGAATCTGGGCCCGGAGTCGGCGAACTCGTTCAATTACGGCATGCTCTTCACCCCGCGTTTTGTGCCGGGATTGTCGCTCACCGTGGACTGTTGGAGCACGAAGAAACAAGACGCCATCCTGCGCACCAGCTTTGTCCAGATCATCGGCAACCCCGACAATTTCGCTCCCTACATTGTCCGCGCGGCGCCGACCGCGGATGATCTGGCCGCCGGCTGGCTGGGCGCCATCACCGAGGTTCACTCCGGTCCGATCAACGTGAGCCAGCTGAAAACCAACGGGGTGGACCTGCGGGCCAGATACGACCGCAAGTTCGGGAATCTCGGCGAATTCATCTTCGATTCGAATATCTCCTTCACCAATCATTTTCAAACCCAGGCGCTCCCGAGCAGCGCGCTCATCGAGACGGCGGGTGCCGGCGGGCCATTGCGCTGGCGCGGTTACAGCGCGGTCACCTGGCTGAAAGGCAATTACGGGGTCACGCTGACCGGCCGCTATGTCGGCCACTATGCCAGCAGCACGACGGCCGCCTCGCCGGCTTTCCCGACCGCCACCGGGCTGGACGGCGGCCGCATCCCGGCCTACCTGCATTGGGACCTCCAATTTACCCGTGAGATTCCTTATCAGGTTCACGCCAAGGGCTGGCAGAGCTGGTTCGCCGGCACGAAATGGACCCTCGGCGTGCTCAACGTGCTCGATGAGAAGCCGAGCTTCGTCAGCGACGTCCAGTCGGCCTTCTATAACCGGCAGGACGATCCCCGGCAGCGGTATGTCTACCTGCAAATCCGCAAATCGTTCTAA
- a CDS encoding RNA polymerase sigma factor has protein sequence MQPHAAELRAWLRGKFPALTDPDNMVQESLARVWQAHETGPVQSPKALLFTTARNLALDELRRRQVVTFDPVAEIADLPVYEDAPTAADQAAKNQELEILTKAIQSLPDRCRQVLTLRKIYGLPQKEIAARLGIAEHTVEAQVATGMRKCAVFLARFGLP, from the coding sequence GTGCAACCCCATGCCGCCGAGCTGCGGGCGTGGCTGCGCGGCAAGTTTCCGGCCCTCACGGATCCGGACAACATGGTGCAGGAGTCGCTGGCCCGGGTCTGGCAGGCCCATGAAACCGGCCCGGTGCAGTCGCCCAAGGCCTTGCTCTTCACCACGGCCCGCAACCTCGCCCTTGACGAGCTGCGCCGTCGCCAGGTTGTCACCTTCGACCCGGTAGCGGAAATCGCCGACCTGCCCGTCTACGAGGATGCCCCGACCGCCGCCGACCAGGCGGCCAAAAACCAGGAACTCGAAATCTTGACCAAAGCCATCCAGTCACTGCCCGACCGCTGCCGCCAGGTGCTCACCCTGCGGAAGATCTACGGGCTGCCCCAAAAGGAGATCGCCGCCCGGCTCGGCATCGCCGAGCACACCGTCGAGGCGCAGGTCGCCACCGGCATGCGCAAATGCGCCGTGTTCCTCGCCCGCTTTGGCCTGCCTTGA